In Rhodospirillales bacterium, the sequence AACGTGACATGATCGACGGCGCGGTGTGGACCGGGGCGGCGGAGGCCGTGCGCGCCCTGGAGGAGACGCGCTACGGCTGGCTGGCCGCACCTCTGCTGGCAATCCTGGCGCACGGCGGAATGAACCCCACGGGGCATACGACGACCGCCTGGGCGGCCGCGCTGGACCGGCTCCGCGGCGCGGGCGTGCTTGAGTGCGGTTCCATCGCGATCGAGCTGGTGGACGGGGAAGAGCCCATAGCGAAAGGCGAACCTGCCGCCCGATGGCTCTCGGACGACGTGCTAGCCGTCACGAACGAGGTGGGGTACTGCTACGAGGCGCTCGCACCGGCCGTGCAGGCGTTGCTCGACCGCCAAGATCTTCTCAAGGACCTGCGGCTCGTACTGGGTGCGCTCGAAGGCGTGGAGAGCCCCTCGCTCGAGGAGATTGAGAAAGCGCTGGAGCGCTCCGAGATCGACGCCCAAGCGTTCGCGGACATTCGCAGCCGCTGGGCCGGGAACACCGGGTTGGTCGCCAGCCGGATCAGACCGGTCGCGGCGCTGCTCGGCGTGGCCGGCGAGGGGTTCGAGGCGGCGACGGTCGACATGGATCGTCTGACGGACTGGCTGGCCGCCAACCTGCCCCAATGGGATGCGGCGGCGCTGGTCACGGAGGCGCGTCGTAGCCGCGACGACCATGCGATGGGAATTGCCGCGCGGCGTGCGTTGGGCTGCGTGGCCGATTTAACGGCGTGGAACGCAGTGCTGGAGGGGCTGGGCGAAGAATACGCACCGGTTGGGAATCGGGACGTCCAAGAGCAGACGAATGCCCATCTGGACGGGATGCAGGCGCTGTCGGCGGCCCTTGCGCGCGCCATCGCGGTCGATTGCGGCGAACCGGAGCTGTTCAGGAAGATCGAAGACGCGACGCACGCGTTGTCGGCGCCCGACGACTGGTCGACACGGTGGTGGGAAGTCCCGTTCGAGGCGGTGGTGGACGCCCTGTGCGACACCTGGCGGGAGATCGTCGACTCGGGGCATCTGGCGGTGCTAAAGGGAACGGAGACGCCTGGGCAACTGCGGGACGCCATCGGGGAGCGTGGCATCGCAATAGAACCGGACCCGTACGACACCGCGCGCGTCAACGGCGAGCGTTTCGTTCGTGTGCTGCTCGACGCGCACGACCTGCACCGGACGTGGCTGGAGTTCCGCGATCCGCAATCGAGAGTGCCGGACTTGCCGTCGGCGCCGGAACTCGCCGCAGACGCGTACCTTCGCCGATGGACGGAGGCAGAGCTGTGGCACCTTGCGCTGACGACGCTGGGCGACGAGCGCTTCACCCTAGCCTGCGGGGGCGACTCGGACCTGCAGAGTATCAGGGAGCGGTTGGGGCTCGACGGGGAGGCCGTCGACAGGAAACGGCGGGAGCGGGCGGAGCGGGAAAAGGAAGCGGCGCGCAAGGCGAAGACGGTAGAGATCGCCGGCGAGCCCTTCGAAATCGAAGCGATCGACTACTCGGCGCTGCTCCGGCACCATGTGGAGACGCTGGAGGATCCAGCCGGTCCACGGGCGAGCATGGACGAGTTCACGCCACTCGGTGCGCTTCGGGCCAGAGCCAGAGCCGGCGGCGGAGGAAATAAGGGCAGAACCGGGCATCGGCGCCTGTCCCCGGAGGAGGCCGAAGTGGTGGGCATCGTCGGGGAGATGCATGCATATCGGTATCTGCAAAATGAGTTTGGAGGACGGTCGGTCCGTGCGAGCGCATGGGTCTCGGAGTCGCGGTTGAAGGTCCGGCCGCTCGTGGAGGGCGAGAAGAACGAGATTAGCGACGGGCACGGATTCGACTTCCGGTTCACCCATCAAGGCATCCGATGGCACGTCGAGGTGAAGGCGACAAAGGGTGACGACACGTCCTTCGACCTCGGCATCAGCGAGATTGAAGCGGCCACGCGCATCGCGAGGCGGCGCGGCAACACTTGGCGATGGCGAATCCTCAGGGTTCGTCGCGCCCTGTCGGCGGAGCCGGAGATTGACTGGCTTCCCAATCCGTTCGAGGAGGGCTTCCAGAAGCACTACCGTCTGCATCGTGGCGGAATGGCCGTCTCCTATGCGCACAAACGGTCTTGAGAGGGGGGCTTGTGGCGGTCGTGCGTAAACGCCGATGCACGGTCTGCGCCAAGCGGTGACTACGCTAGATAGGCAGCCCACGCTGCCATCAGTTCGCGGCGGCGTTCGAACAGATCTGCACGCCGGTACGCAGCCTCCACACAATCGCCGTTGACGTGAGCCAGGGCGAGTTCACACACCTCGCGCGGCACGTCCGTCCTCTCGGCTGCCCAGTCGCGGAAGCTGGACCGGAAGCCGTGCGGAACGGCGGCGATGCCGAGTTCGCGCAACAGCTTGGCTAGCGTGCTGTCGCTGAGTACGCAACTGGTCGGCGACGGAAACACGAGGCCGCTCCTATCAGGGATCGTCCCCACCTCGTCGAGCACGGCCACGGCGCAGTTGGGAGACGGGCACGCGGTGCTCGAGCTTTGCCTTCATGCGCGTGGAGGGCACCGTCCAGGTGGCCGCAGCGTCGTCCACCTCGTCCCATCGCGCCCCGCCGACCTCGCCCAAGCGGCAGGCCATGAGCACCAGGAATTCGAAGGCGAGCGCCGTCGCGCGGTGCGCCTTCGATGCCCGAGGACTCGACCGAACGCTATAACACTACGCCCGTGCCCATCGAAACCATCGTCGAGACCCCGCGATACACCGGTGCCGTGTACAAGGCTCCGGCTGGCTCCATGACGGGACCACCACCAATGAACGCGGGCGCTACGACCGAGACAAGCTGCGAAAGGACGTCTGGCTCAGGCCCCTCAGAAAAGACTGGAGGCGCACCCTCAACCGGTAGAATCAGTCCGCGCGGACAGGAACGTCCACGCCCTTCTACAGCTTGGCCGAACACTTACCTTTATCCGACGGGTCACCGAGAATCGGACCGCCATTATCACGCAGATGCTCACCGAACTAAGAAATTTAGTGTTACCTATACGTTACCTAGCAAAAATTGGCATTCTTGAAGGCCCCTGTAATTCGATTCTTTCTTTAATCTAATCCCTAGGTTAGTTGGAGGGCGCACAGGGACTCGAACCCTGGACCCGCTGATTAAGAGTCAGCTGCTCTACCGACTGAGCTATGCGCCCTCATGCGTGTTGACGATACGCCCGACGCCAAGGGTCGGCAACCGCGATGCGCTCGGAGCAGATCGGTGTCTACGGTTCCAACTTCGGACGCTGGGCTACCCGATTGATGTTGAGAACCGGTTGTTTTCGTGGGTCATACGTTGTCCATTCACCTGCTTGTCCCAGAGGCGGTGCTTCTCGCGATTCATCGGTGAATTTCCGTCAACGTCAGATCACCGCAATTCTTCGTGTCGTCGCACTCCGCGGGTCGGATGATGTCCATCCCATGGAGATGCCCCGTGCGGCAGGCTGGCGCTGAGTCACGCGTGTCAGGTCTGTTCGCTTGGGCAGGCGTGATGGTGGCGGCGAGAGCGGATACAAGGAGTGCCCGACGGTCGGTCCGTGCTTCGTCGAACCTCATCGAAGAACTTCGCGCTCAGGATGGTCGTACGTTCGTGGTCCCCGGCAGGTTGAAGTTCGTCTGGACACGGGTGACCGGCGTTAACGGCTTCGGACGACCCAGGGGATCAAGCGACCATGCCAGCATTTCTTCTGGTCGTCGCGACTGGATCGGCAACGGAGCAAATGGTTGGTCTCATAAGAAGGCTAATCACTTCCCCGAAGAGGGCGCAAGAATTGCAGGATGTCATGGGCCAGAGCGTCCGGTTGCTCCATGGCGGCGAAGTGGCCACCTTTTTCCATCGGCGTCCACTGGCGGATGTCAGTGTAGGTCTTGGCGGCCAGGGACTGCGGTGGCCGCAGGATCTCTCTTGGGAATGCGGCGTAGCCGACGGGCACGTCAATGGTTCTGCCGGTCGGGATCGGCCACGGGCCCTGCAGTCGGGCGACATAGGGCCAGAAAGACGAACCGATTGCGCCCGTAAACCAGTAGAGGCTCACATTCGCGAGCAGATCGTCCTTTGAAATGACCGAGAACAGGTCACCGTCGCTATCGGTCCAGATAGCAAATTTCTCCCCGATCCATGCGGCAAGGCCGGCCGGCGAGTCGGTCAAGCCGTAGGCCAGCGTCTGGGGACGCGTACCCTGAATCCATTGGTAGCCGGTTTCTACCTTGAGAAATTCCTCGAGTTCCTCACGCCATGTGCGCTCTTCGGGCGTCGCATGAGTCAGGGCCGACGGATCCCGGGGGATCGGCATCATGTTGACGTGCAGCCCGACGATGCGCTTTGGAAACTCCAGCGCAATCCGAGACGAAATGAACGAACCCCAATCGCCGCCTTGCACGGCGTACCGATCGTAACCCAGCACATCGGTCATGAGCGTGGTGAAGCACCGGGCCATTTCCGCCACGGAAAAACGCTCTTGTCCGGGCCTGAATGACAGGCCGTAGCCAGGAAGGGACGGAGCCACCACAGTCACCGCGTCAGAGGCGTTGCCGCCGAAACGAGCAGGATCGGTGAGGCGCGGGATGAGTTCGAGAAATTCGAACACCGAACCTGGCCAGCCGTGCGAGATCAGCAACGGCAACGGATCCGGGCCCTGCCCCGTCACGTGCAGGAAATGCACGTCGATTCCCGACAATGGAACGATGTATTGCGGATATGCATTGAGACGTGCCTCGGCGGCGCGCCAGTCAAACTCGCTATGCCAATACGCCACCAATTCCTTCAGCCAGGAGACCTCGGTGCCAAATGTCCATGGCGCCCCGGGTGTTTGATCGGGGAAGCGCGTCCTGGCAAGTCGCTCCCGCAGATCCGCAATTGCTTCGTCGGGGACCGAGAGTGCGAAGGGTTCCGGTCGTGGCGTCAACAGTAATTGCTCCAAGTGGCCTGGCCGTTGTCTGGTTTCGCCACGGCGGTTCGTTCACCGATGGCTCATGGGTTTCCGGCTGATCTGACACACATTCGGGTTGGCAGGAAACATCAGCGGCAGCGGGGTTGGCCCCGCGACGATCGGCGCATTCTCAGCGGCTGTTGGCCAGCGCGATAAAGTGCACGAACTAGCACAGGATCGCGTGCAACGGAAACGGGCTAACCGCGGAGTTGCAGATAACCCTGTTCCGCGTACGGATTGCGTGCGCGAGCTTCGGTTCGGAAACGCTCCCAGCTTTCAAAGATGCGTCTCGCGAGGTCCCCTTCCCGCGCCGTCTCCCGCACTACGTCGTCGCTGTGGCGCATCATTTCCTTGAAGACGTCTGACGGGAACGGACGCAGGACAACGCCATGCTCTTCAGTCAGCACGCGTTGCGACTGGATGTTGGCAGCCGTGAACTCGGCAAGCATGCGCACGCTGGTTGCGGCTGCAGCGTCGGCCACAATCGCCTGGAGGTCCGCTTCAAGGTCTTCCCAGGCCGCCCGGTTGGCCACCAGTTCGATGGCCGAACCGGGCTCGTGGAAGCCAGGTCCGTAGTAGTTCCTCGTGATCTTGTAGAAGCCGAATGCCAGATCGTTCCATGGTCCGACCCATTCGGTGGCGTCAATCACCCCCGACTGGAGGGCGGGCATGATCTCGCCACCCGGCAGGTTGACGGCAGTGCCGCCTAGCCGGTTGATCACCTCCGCACCGAGACCGGGAATGCGCATCTTGAGGCCTTGGAAGTCGTCGATGGAGTTGATTTCCTTCTGGAACCAGCCGCCCATTTGGGTCCCGGTGTTGCCGGCTAGGAACGCTTTCAGACCAAATTCGGCGTAGAGCTCGTCCCAGAGTTCCTGCCCGCCACCATGGTAGATCCACGCGTTCTGTTCCTGCGCGACCAAGCCGCCAGGCACGGATGCAAAAAACGGGGCGGAGCGATGCTTGCTGATCCAATAGTTCGGCGCCGAGTGGCTCAAGTGCACCTTGCCTTCCCGCACCGCGTCGAAGCTCTCGAAGGCCGGCACCAGTTCCCCGGCGGCGAACAGCTTGACGGAGAGTCGCCCCTCGGACGCCACGGTAATGTTGTCGGCGAGGCGCTGTGCACCGGTTCCCAGGCCGGGAAAGTTCTTCGGCCATGTCGTGACCAGACGCCATTCGCGCAGCCCGCGATTGGCGTTGGGAGCCTGACCAGGCTGGTCGGGCGTACCGGCATCCAGGGTCTGTTGCTGTGCCTGATCCTCCTCCGGGCCACATGCGGCCAGTGCAGCCGAGGAGGTGACAGCGGCGGCGGTGAAAAGAAACGATCTTCGGTCCAACGATGTCACCTTTCGATTGGCTTGCAGAACACTGCGAAACACGCCCCATGTTCTCGCAAGTGGAAATGCGTTGTTGGTGGATTGTCCATCCGCCTCACCAAGCGCGGTGAGCCATCAGCGGGCGATCGCGAACCGCACTTTAAGCTTGCCTGCCCGGAAGCCAAGCGTTGGCATGAATTTCCGGCGATTGTCGTGTATCGACCGCCAACCGGGCGCCCGGATCCGGCAATTTCGCCCGTCTGAACCCGGACAACGTTCGTGGTCTGGATGAACTGCCCTTGCCTTGTCTCGCGGCTTGGCACGCGCGTCTCTGGGCCGATCAGCCAAGAGTTTCTCGCACCAAGCGACCCAGCTTTGTCGCCAGGCAAACTCGCTTGATTCGCGGCTTGCATTGGTTCGACATTGGTGGGCCAATTCGACGCCGGATTGACATTCGGGCCGGCTCAGGCAGTTGGGTTAAGTGCCTTCCGCATGCGGGAGAGGCTGCGACCGGCGGTGAAGTCGGACATCGGTGTAGATTTCCAGGCACCTGAGCTTCGGCCTGACCGCAGCCACGTGGTCGCGTAGTTCGGGTATTTCGCATCAGGAAGCGGCATCGGTTGGGTGCCGAGCGTGTGTTGCGTAGTGGGGCTGGACATCCTTGATCACTCGGGGCAGACGCGTGAATTCCCCGCGTATAGCGTGCCTCGCTGCGGATATTCGTAGTCCGCCGGGAAACGGATTTCCTGAGCTCGCTTGTCCTGCGTGCCGCGAAGCTGGCTCAGCTCCAGAACCTGTTCGCCTCGTAGTTGCTTGCGCGCTTGTCGTTCACAAGTATGATTCAGTGGCGTTGCTAAAGCGCTGTTGCGTACGTGATTGCCCGCGTAACCGAGCGGCCAAATACCTTCCCCGACAGTGTGAACGTTTTCAACGAGCGCCGTATAGTGCGGCGTTGCGACCAAATTGTCGTGAAAGGAAGCTGTCATGGCTACTGGTGTTGTCAAATGGTTTAACCCTGACAAGGGGTACGGGTTCATTCAGCCCGAGGATGGCTCGGAGGATGCGTTCGTTCACATCAGCGCCGTCCAAAGAGCCAATCTTGCCACGTTGAACGAAGGGCAGAGAGTGTCTTTCGAACTCGTGCCGGGGCGGAACGGCAGGATGTCCGCCGAAAACATCGCGCTCGTCGACTAGGGCCCCGTCAGAGTGACGGCGGCCAGTTCGACGGGATTACCGCAGAGTGCGCAGGCTCCTTTGATCTC encodes:
- a CDS encoding epoxide hydrolase, producing the protein MTPRPEPFALSVPDEAIADLRERLARTRFPDQTPGAPWTFGTEVSWLKELVAYWHSEFDWRAAEARLNAYPQYIVPLSGIDVHFLHVTGQGPDPLPLLISHGWPGSVFEFLELIPRLTDPARFGGNASDAVTVVAPSLPGYGLSFRPGQERFSVAEMARCFTTLMTDVLGYDRYAVQGGDWGSFISSRIALEFPKRIVGLHVNMMPIPRDPSALTHATPEERTWREELEEFLKVETGYQWIQGTRPQTLAYGLTDSPAGLAAWIGEKFAIWTDSDGDLFSVISKDDLLANVSLYWFTGAIGSSFWPYVARLQGPWPIPTGRTIDVPVGYAAFPREILRPPQSLAAKTYTDIRQWTPMEKGGHFAAMEQPDALAHDILQFLRPLRGSD
- a CDS encoding TRAP transporter substrate-binding protein, with the protein product MDRRSFLFTAAAVTSSAALAACGPEEDQAQQQTLDAGTPDQPGQAPNANRGLREWRLVTTWPKNFPGLGTGAQRLADNITVASEGRLSVKLFAAGELVPAFESFDAVREGKVHLSHSAPNYWISKHRSAPFFASVPGGLVAQEQNAWIYHGGGQELWDELYAEFGLKAFLAGNTGTQMGGWFQKEINSIDDFQGLKMRIPGLGAEVINRLGGTAVNLPGGEIMPALQSGVIDATEWVGPWNDLAFGFYKITRNYYGPGFHEPGSAIELVANRAAWEDLEADLQAIVADAAAATSVRMLAEFTAANIQSQRVLTEEHGVVLRPFPSDVFKEMMRHSDDVVRETAREGDLARRIFESWERFRTEARARNPYAEQGYLQLRG
- a CDS encoding cold-shock protein; translated protein: MATGVVKWFNPDKGYGFIQPEDGSEDAFVHISAVQRANLATLNEGQRVSFELVPGRNGRMSAENIALVD